The Candidatus Dadabacteria bacterium genome window below encodes:
- a CDS encoding MFS transporter, with translation MLNRSFVLVTFLGCLYFFNFHSFLLLPIRISELGGTEKIVGFVMGIAGLSTLFLTPYAGHITDRYGKKLFVLLGFALLAASTFPLAFLDRVDYLYYVIRIVHGCSFSLFFVAAGALTVDVSSEQRRAQALGIYGVFTIINYAIAPYVGSILIKNFGFDFFVFFLTVTALLGFLVSFMIREGKKAPTPKDGGRSYADCLRDRATFVSSATLFICGAAFITTFNFVSIFSLSINIENFHVYFLSYTLSVLAIRVFLGWVPDRYGKWRVASPFVFFLGLSVFMLSFAHEVKLLALCGIIFGCAHGFVYPSIYSIIIESNPKEARAKAFAISSVSFTGGGMLGSFVFGVVAELFGFRTMFVSIALMVFLGFLFFTRSSVLRERKI, from the coding sequence TTGCTTAACAGAAGCTTTGTGCTTGTAACTTTTCTCGGGTGCCTGTATTTCTTTAACTTCCATTCGTTTCTCCTTCTTCCCATTAGAATTTCCGAGCTTGGAGGAACCGAGAAGATCGTGGGGTTCGTGATGGGCATCGCGGGGCTAAGCACCCTTTTTCTTACACCTTACGCCGGTCACATAACAGACAGGTATGGAAAAAAGCTGTTTGTGCTGCTGGGGTTCGCGCTGCTCGCCGCTTCGACGTTTCCGCTGGCCTTCCTAGACAGGGTCGATTACCTCTACTACGTTATTAGGATAGTTCACGGTTGCTCCTTCTCCCTTTTCTTTGTAGCGGCGGGGGCGCTTACGGTTGATGTCTCAAGCGAGCAGAGAAGGGCTCAGGCGCTCGGCATATACGGTGTCTTCACGATAATAAACTATGCTATTGCCCCTTACGTAGGCTCCATCCTGATAAAGAATTTCGGTTTTGATTTCTTTGTTTTTTTCCTTACAGTTACCGCGCTTTTGGGTTTTTTAGTCTCCTTTATGATCCGGGAGGGAAAGAAAGCGCCGACGCCAAAAGACGGGGGACGAAGCTATGCGGACTGTCTTCGGGACAGAGCTACCTTTGTGTCCTCCGCAACGCTCTTTATATGCGGGGCGGCGTTTATAACGACGTTTAACTTCGTCTCCATCTTCTCTCTTTCGATAAACATAGAGAACTTTCACGTTTATTTTCTTTCCTACACCCTCTCGGTGCTTGCGATCAGGGTGTTCCTCGGCTGGGTTCCCGACAGGTACGGGAAGTGGAGAGTAGCTTCTCCCTTTGTTTTCTTTCTGGGGCTGAGTGTCTTCATGCTGAGTTTTGCGCACGAGGTAAAGCTTCTTGCTCTCTGCGGAATCATATTCGGCTGCGCGCACGGATTTGTGTATCCTTCAATATATTCGATCATAATAGAATCGAATCCCAAGGAGGCCAGGGCAAAAGCTTTTGCCATAAGCAGTGTCTCGTTCACGGGCGGCGGAATGTTGGGGTCTTTTGTTTTCGGAGTCGTGGCGGAGCTTTTCGGATTCAGGACGATGTTTGTTTCAATAGCTCTTATGGTATTTCTAGGTTTCTTATTTTTCACCCGAAGCTCAGTCTTGAGGGAGCGCAAAATATGA
- a CDS encoding PaaI family thioesterase, with protein sequence MSRQPIRLPSGHPEIFDTMKIDILRMENGESELSMPFLEEYTQHYGMLHGGVIFTLADAACGVAVASVAKEGKKFLTSGMNINYIEPIREGVTICRAKVLRQGRIMPVESEVWNSGVCAAKATAIYTLVD encoded by the coding sequence ATGAGCAGACAACCAATCAGACTTCCTTCCGGTCACCCGGAGATCTTCGACACGATGAAAATAGATATCCTGCGCATGGAAAACGGGGAGTCAGAGCTTTCCATGCCGTTTCTTGAGGAATATACGCAGCACTACGGAATGCTTCATGGCGGTGTCATTTTCACCTTGGCGGACGCGGCCTGCGGAGTCGCGGTTGCCAGTGTTGCAAAAGAGGGGAAAAAGTTCCTCACGTCCGGAATGAACATAAACTACATCGAGCCCATCAGGGAGGGTGTTACGATTTGTCGCGCCAAGGTGCTCAGGCAAGGGAGAATAATGCCCGTTGAGAGCGAGGTCTGGAATTCGGGTGTTTGCGCGGCAAAGGCCACTGCCATTTATACCTTAGTTGATTGA
- a CDS encoding 16S rRNA (uracil(1498)-N(3))-methyltransferase → MPRFPIRKEPSIEDDGTLRGKISESDYTHITKVLRLAAGDRITVFDTESIEYEGVIMDISSGTIAVKVDSTLRLQTESKLELNLFQAILKGNRMDTVISQATQLGVSGIFPVISERTQVRSTAKVDRWNKIALESTKQCGRTVPPAVSEPVDLRGSLEIRNESEMKIILYENQGELLRDHMSSRGKSVRTINLFIGPEGGFSEQEIALAKEKGYTVLGLGERILRAETASVVSLALLQSRYGDI, encoded by the coding sequence ATGCCGAGATTTCCGATCAGAAAAGAGCCATCCATAGAAGATGACGGAACCCTTCGCGGAAAAATATCCGAGAGCGACTACACGCATATAACGAAAGTGCTGAGGCTGGCGGCCGGGGACCGCATAACGGTCTTTGACACCGAATCCATTGAGTATGAAGGAGTGATAATGGATATCTCTTCTGGAACCATCGCGGTTAAAGTTGACAGCACCCTCCGGCTGCAAACGGAATCGAAGCTGGAACTGAATCTCTTTCAGGCAATTCTCAAGGGGAACAGGATGGACACGGTAATCAGTCAGGCGACCCAGCTGGGGGTATCGGGGATTTTCCCGGTAATTTCCGAGAGAACCCAAGTGAGATCGACCGCCAAGGTGGACAGATGGAACAAGATAGCGCTGGAATCAACAAAGCAATGTGGAAGAACTGTACCGCCTGCGGTTTCAGAACCGGTTGATCTTCGGGGGTCCCTTGAAATAAGAAACGAAAGCGAGATGAAAATAATACTTTACGAAAACCAAGGCGAACTGCTCAGAGATCACATGAGTTCTCGCGGGAAATCCGTAAGAACGATAAATCTCTTCATAGGCCCCGAGGGAGGTTTTTCGGAACAGGAAATCGCCCTGGCAAAGGAAAAAGGTTATACGGTGCTCGGGCTTGGAGAAAGAATACTGAGGGCGGAAACAGCTTCGGTGGTAAGCTTGGCACTTTTGCAGTCCCGCTACGGAGATATCTAA
- the cobA gene encoding uroporphyrinogen-III C-methyltransferase, with translation MSEKKGRVYLIGAGPGDAGLLTLKGKKLLGEAQVVIYDSLVNPQILKFCRPDAELLFAGKTMGRAHISQEEINELLVSKAKEGKTVARLKGGDPFVFGRGGEEAEAIVQNGIDIEIVPGVSSVTAVPAYGGIPITHRQFNSSFAVFTGHHQGEGFDYDPAQIETLVFLMGLNNIESIMKKLLELGKEPSTPVAVISCGTLPEQKSVVGTISDIAEKTRVLDVQTPATIVVGEVAGLAEAIGWYEKKPLFGKTVMVTREKEASSEFAELLGSCGAKTIEFPTIEIKPIRDTGEQLLSVRSLEDYDFLVFTSVNGVSNYFEVLASHGKDSRDLKGKKTIAIGEKTSEELLKYNLTTDYMPAVYKAEGIISLAEKLNLDGKKILIPRALVARELLPETLRAMGATVEVLCVYETLVPDYTKEELDLMKMRLSGAEIDLVTFTSSSTVTNFFSLLGENPELFAKTGFACIGPVTAATLLGHGFTPVVTADIHTTLGLKEKILDFYLS, from the coding sequence ATGAGCGAAAAAAAAGGCAGGGTTTATCTGATCGGTGCAGGTCCCGGCGATGCGGGACTTCTTACCCTAAAGGGAAAGAAACTGCTCGGGGAAGCACAGGTGGTAATCTATGACTCTCTGGTAAATCCCCAGATTCTTAAATTCTGCCGTCCCGACGCGGAACTTCTTTTTGCAGGCAAGACAATGGGACGGGCCCATATATCCCAAGAAGAGATAAATGAGCTTCTCGTAAGCAAGGCAAAAGAGGGAAAGACGGTGGCCAGACTAAAAGGGGGCGACCCTTTTGTTTTCGGAAGGGGTGGAGAGGAAGCCGAGGCGATAGTTCAGAACGGCATCGATATCGAGATCGTCCCGGGAGTAAGCTCCGTTACCGCGGTGCCGGCTTACGGAGGAATTCCCATTACTCACAGGCAATTCAATTCTTCTTTCGCAGTCTTCACCGGACATCATCAGGGAGAGGGTTTTGACTACGATCCGGCTCAGATAGAAACACTGGTATTTCTCATGGGACTAAACAACATCGAGAGCATAATGAAAAAACTGCTTGAGCTCGGAAAGGAACCGTCTACTCCCGTCGCAGTCATATCCTGCGGCACGCTGCCCGAACAGAAATCCGTCGTGGGAACCATTTCCGACATAGCGGAAAAAACCAGAGTCCTTGACGTGCAGACCCCGGCCACCATAGTGGTCGGAGAAGTAGCTGGGCTGGCAGAAGCAATAGGGTGGTATGAAAAGAAACCTCTTTTCGGAAAAACCGTAATGGTAACAAGAGAAAAAGAAGCTTCATCCGAGTTCGCAGAGCTTCTTGGCTCCTGCGGAGCAAAGACCATTGAATTCCCCACGATCGAAATAAAGCCCATAAGGGATACCGGAGAGCAACTACTTTCGGTACGGAGCCTTGAAGACTACGACTTTCTGGTGTTCACAAGCGTAAACGGAGTCAGCAACTATTTTGAGGTGCTTGCCTCTCATGGAAAGGACTCGCGAGATCTAAAAGGCAAGAAGACAATAGCCATAGGAGAGAAAACGTCGGAAGAACTGCTAAAATACAACCTTACGACGGATTACATGCCCGCGGTCTATAAGGCCGAGGGAATAATTTCGCTTGCGGAGAAGCTAAACCTCGACGGCAAGAAAATACTTATCCCAAGGGCACTTGTGGCAAGGGAGCTTCTCCCTGAAACGCTACGGGCGATGGGAGCCACGGTGGAGGTGCTCTGCGTTTATGAAACTCTTGTTCCAGACTATACAAAGGAAGAACTTGACCTGATGAAAATGAGACTCTCCGGCGCGGAGATAGACCTCGTAACGTTCACAAGCTCCTCGACCGTAACGAATTTCTTCTCGCTTCTTGGAGAAAACCCGGAACTTTTCGCCAAAACCGGGTTTGCCTGCATAGGACCCGTAACGGCCGCGACGCTACTCGGCCACGGTTTTACCCCGGTGGTAACCGCTGACATCCATACGACCCTAGGCCTTAAAGAAAAAATCCTGGACTTTTATCTCTCATAA
- the uvrB gene encoding excinuclease ABC subunit UvrB — protein sequence MDSGKSLFNLKSPFEPKGDQPRAISALGKGLKLGCKDQVLLGVTGSGKTFTVAQVIRDAGRPTLILVHNKTLAAQIYAELRDFFPENEVHYFVSYYDYYQPEAYIPETDTYIEKDASINEYIDRMRHAATKALFRRRDVIIVSSVSAIYGIGAPKVYYGMLTEIEVGMELSRNGFALRLEEVRYERKIDELDRGTYRVRGDVVDVFPSHEESTALRVEFFGDSIETIRAIDPLSGKAAGEVREVSIFPGSHYVAPKSVVEQAVENIDRELEARLAELKERGMELEAGRLEERTRFDLELLDTMGFCPGIENYSRYISGRRPGEPPYTLLDYFPEDFLCVIDESHQMIPQLRGMYLGDRSRKLSLVENGFRLPSAFDNRPLNFEEFEAKIGQVIYVSATPGPYELAAARSNVVEQIIRPTGLADPLIETRTAQNQVDDLFDELRKVAAGGQRALVTTLTKKMAEDLTDYYRELGLRIEYLHSEIDTLERIKIVRDLRAARFDVLIGINLLREGLDIPEVSLVAVLDADKEGYLRSETSLVQVFGRAARNVSGRVILYADTMTGSMRAAMAETRRRRNIQMEYNAENNIVPRSIEKNITDVLGSIYESDYLEISGTEEEDLLDIPPNKIPGTIAKLSREMKSAAKKLEFEKAAEFRNRIRKLQELELKYAEGVA from the coding sequence ATGGATTCCGGGAAATCTCTGTTTAACCTCAAAAGCCCCTTTGAACCCAAGGGAGATCAGCCCCGGGCCATCTCCGCATTGGGTAAAGGGCTGAAGCTAGGATGCAAGGATCAGGTTCTCCTTGGAGTTACCGGAAGCGGCAAGACCTTTACCGTAGCCCAGGTTATCCGTGACGCCGGACGTCCCACGCTGATACTTGTTCACAACAAGACACTGGCTGCGCAGATATACGCCGAACTGCGCGATTTTTTCCCCGAAAACGAAGTTCACTATTTCGTGAGCTACTACGACTACTATCAGCCCGAAGCCTATATCCCCGAGACCGATACGTACATAGAGAAAGACGCATCGATAAACGAATACATAGACCGCATGCGCCACGCCGCCACCAAGGCCCTTTTCAGACGAAGGGATGTGATAATCGTTTCAAGCGTTTCGGCTATCTACGGAATCGGGGCTCCCAAGGTTTATTACGGCATGCTTACCGAGATCGAAGTGGGGATGGAGCTTTCAAGAAATGGTTTTGCCCTCAGGCTTGAGGAGGTGCGTTACGAAAGAAAGATCGACGAGCTTGACAGGGGCACCTACAGGGTTAGGGGGGACGTAGTGGACGTGTTTCCCTCGCATGAGGAATCGACCGCGCTCAGAGTCGAGTTTTTCGGAGACTCAATAGAGACGATACGCGCTATAGACCCTCTAAGCGGCAAGGCCGCCGGGGAGGTCCGGGAAGTCTCCATTTTCCCGGGTTCTCATTACGTGGCCCCCAAGAGTGTTGTTGAGCAGGCGGTCGAGAACATAGACAGGGAGCTTGAGGCCAGGCTTGCTGAACTCAAGGAGAGGGGAATGGAACTTGAGGCCGGCCGGCTTGAGGAAAGGACCAGGTTTGATCTTGAGTTGCTGGATACGATGGGTTTTTGTCCCGGCATCGAGAATTATTCAAGATACATTTCCGGACGGCGCCCCGGAGAGCCTCCCTACACGCTTCTTGATTATTTCCCCGAAGATTTTCTATGCGTGATTGATGAAAGTCACCAGATGATTCCGCAGCTTCGGGGCATGTACCTCGGTGACAGAAGCAGGAAGCTCTCTCTGGTTGAAAATGGTTTCCGGCTTCCTTCGGCGTTTGATAATCGCCCGCTTAATTTTGAGGAGTTCGAAGCCAAGATTGGACAGGTGATATACGTTTCGGCTACCCCAGGGCCTTACGAACTCGCAGCGGCCCGCAGTAACGTCGTTGAGCAGATCATACGGCCGACGGGCCTTGCCGATCCCTTAATTGAAACCCGCACCGCCCAGAACCAGGTGGACGATCTGTTTGATGAACTAAGAAAAGTGGCTGCCGGAGGGCAGAGGGCCCTCGTTACGACGCTTACAAAGAAGATGGCAGAAGACCTTACGGACTATTATCGGGAGCTCGGCCTGCGGATTGAATACCTGCATTCGGAGATTGACACGCTCGAGAGAATAAAGATCGTAAGGGACTTAAGAGCCGCAAGATTTGACGTTCTGATCGGAATAAATCTTCTTCGGGAAGGACTCGACATACCCGAGGTTTCCCTTGTTGCAGTGCTTGATGCCGACAAAGAAGGATACCTTCGCTCGGAAACGTCGCTTGTTCAGGTTTTCGGCCGGGCAGCGAGAAATGTTTCTGGCAGGGTGATTCTCTACGCAGACACCATGACGGGGTCTATGCGCGCCGCCATGGCGGAAACCCGCAGAAGAAGAAATATCCAGATGGAGTACAACGCTGAAAACAATATAGTTCCGAGAAGCATCGAAAAAAACATAACCGACGTACTGGGTTCCATATACGAGTCTGACTACCTCGAGATTTCCGGTACGGAGGAGGAAGATCTCCTCGATATCCCCCCGAACAAGATCCCGGGAACTATAGCCAAGCTCTCGAGGGAGATGAAGTCCGCCGCGAAGAAGCTTGAATTCGAGAAGGCGGCCGAATTCAGAAACAGGATAAGAAAACTCCAGGAGCTTGAGCTCAAATACGCCGAAGGGGTCGCGTGA
- a CDS encoding ribosome maturation factor RimP, protein MEKANGKLEKAVLEVLHPIVEENSCELVDIKYLRERGGRVLRVFLDKEGGVTVDDCANVSRELGVVLDAYDIMPQHSYTLEVSSPGLRRPLNRQSDYERFKGRKVKIKTTDPVDDRKIFSGTLLGMEGEMILVEVDGRSYSVPFGSVSRANLEIDFGKGARK, encoded by the coding sequence GTGGAAAAGGCTAACGGTAAGCTTGAAAAAGCGGTTCTGGAGGTTCTTCACCCGATTGTCGAGGAAAACTCCTGCGAGCTTGTGGATATAAAGTATCTGAGGGAAAGAGGTGGCAGGGTCTTGAGGGTATTTCTTGACAAGGAGGGCGGGGTCACCGTTGATGACTGCGCTAACGTGAGCAGAGAGCTCGGTGTGGTTCTGGATGCCTACGACATAATGCCGCAGCATTCTTACACGCTTGAGGTATCTTCTCCCGGTCTCAGGAGGCCTCTTAACAGGCAAAGCGACTACGAGAGGTTCAAGGGAAGGAAAGTGAAGATAAAGACCACGGATCCGGTCGATGACAGAAAGATTTTTTCTGGAACGCTTCTCGGAATGGAAGGGGAAATGATTCTGGTGGAAGTTGATGGCCGTTCCTACAGCGTGCCTTTCGGCTCCGTCAGCAGGGCGAACTTGGAAATTGATTTTGGGAAAGGAGCGAGAAAATGA
- the nusA gene encoding transcription termination factor NusA: MITELTRVIDSVGKDKGIDRERIISAVEEAVLSAAEKLLKSKNQDKELDVYYNPDEGEVELFEYKEVVETVTDPEIEISLAEASELDPETELGDMIGVKISPEYTRIAIHNAKQKVLQKLKEAEGKVIYEEFIGRKGTIIGGIVRRVDRRHIIVDLGRVEAVLPPEQQVPREYYKMKERIRAVLLDIKESPRGEPRLILSRAHVSFVMRLFESEVPEIAENIVEIKAISRDPGGRTKIAVTSNDSDVDAVGACVGMRGSRVQSIIQELRGEKVDIVPWSEDPARYVCNALSPAVVNKVVIDENSRSMEVIVDDDQLSLAIGRKGQNVRLASQLTEWKIDIKTESRVKQEQQEVLSLLTSLPSVSEVTASLLYNDGFYSLEHIAFCEPDVLMKVGSLNEDEVSTLQKAARVALMEKLEEMPVESGTEEASDAEEVNISSPTGTEVQDSRTDK, from the coding sequence ATGATTACGGAACTGACGAGAGTTATAGATTCCGTAGGGAAAGACAAGGGCATTGACAGGGAACGCATAATAAGTGCGGTTGAGGAAGCGGTTCTGTCCGCTGCCGAGAAGCTTCTCAAGTCAAAGAATCAGGACAAGGAACTCGACGTTTACTATAACCCCGATGAGGGAGAGGTAGAGCTTTTCGAGTACAAGGAGGTTGTGGAAACCGTAACCGACCCCGAAATTGAGATTTCCCTCGCGGAAGCGTCCGAACTCGATCCCGAAACTGAACTTGGAGACATGATAGGCGTTAAGATAAGCCCCGAATACACTAGAATTGCCATTCACAACGCCAAGCAGAAGGTCCTTCAGAAACTCAAGGAGGCCGAAGGCAAGGTTATATACGAGGAATTTATCGGCAGGAAAGGAACCATAATCGGCGGCATAGTGAGAAGGGTTGACAGAAGGCACATAATAGTTGATCTCGGAAGGGTTGAGGCTGTTCTGCCCCCGGAACAGCAGGTACCGAGAGAATACTACAAGATGAAGGAGAGAATACGAGCGGTGCTTCTGGATATAAAGGAGTCGCCTAGGGGCGAACCTAGACTTATCCTTTCAAGAGCTCATGTGAGTTTCGTAATGAGGCTTTTTGAGTCGGAAGTCCCTGAAATCGCCGAGAATATAGTGGAGATAAAAGCTATCTCGAGAGACCCCGGGGGAAGAACGAAAATAGCCGTGACGTCAAACGATTCGGATGTGGACGCGGTTGGTGCCTGCGTGGGAATGAGGGGTTCTAGGGTTCAGAGCATCATCCAGGAACTCAGGGGCGAGAAGGTAGATATAGTTCCCTGGTCAGAAGATCCCGCCCGCTACGTCTGCAACGCTCTCTCTCCGGCTGTTGTCAACAAGGTTGTAATTGACGAGAACAGCCGCTCTATGGAGGTCATAGTTGATGATGACCAGCTTTCTCTCGCTATCGGGAGGAAGGGACAGAACGTAAGGCTGGCGTCGCAGCTTACCGAGTGGAAGATAGATATAAAAACTGAGTCCAGAGTCAAGCAGGAACAGCAGGAAGTGCTCTCCCTTCTTACAAGCTTACCGTCTGTAAGCGAGGTTACAGCAAGTCTGCTTTATAATGACGGATTTTACTCCCTTGAACACATAGCTTTTTGCGAACCGGATGTGCTCATGAAGGTTGGAAGTCTCAACGAGGACGAGGTTTCCACGCTTCAGAAAGCGGCCCGCGTGGCGCTTATGGAAAAACTTGAGGAGATGCCTGTTGAGAGCGGAACCGAAGAGGCTTCAGACGCGGAAGAGGTTAATATATCATCGCCGACCGGCACAGAGGTACAGGATTCGCGAACAGACAAGTAG
- the infB gene encoding translation initiation factor IF-2 produces MPKVRIHQIAKELGITSKEVVEQSVKLGMKVTSHQNVVSETDAERIKKALISVPEENSSETAEKQKETVKVFKSETGDFVERRSGSRVIRRRKKVVKPEPEPVEAEAVPAAGEPAEIKPEPEIPVPSEPAEAEAVQVPSAESEAIPEEAPEAEVEVPQVDDLELKPEPSSEPGKVIKGVEDEEKPKQKKKAKKSKPLKEEIHDEETLEQLKRAFRTKVPSRKEYVIQNKKPKLRQNFDGPGKNRGAYPADGQDGRVVPISPAHTSKRNIKVGETIVVSELAKMMSVKAAEVVKKLMTMGTGATINQSIDSDTAELLADEFGFNLTVERFVEEDLLFDQDESQDAEKMPRPPVVTVMGHVDHGKTTLLDSIRETNVVAGEAGGITQHIGAYAVNIKDSTIVFVDTPGHEAFTSMRARGASITDIVILVVAADDGVMPQTVEAVNHAKAAGVPIIVAINKVDKEGADVEKIRRELSEIDLISEQWGGDTLFAEVSAKKKKGLSELLELVLLQADILELKASPDKKANGVVVEAELDKGRGAVSTVIVKEGTLRVGDCVVSGVHSGKIRALTDDRGKAVKSVGPSMPVKIMGLSGVAEAGEKFHAVKDEKTAKEITSHRLEKIRSRKVITTPKLSLEDLFSSIENEEAKELSLIIKADTQGSVEALRESLEKLSTEKCRVKIVHSGAGGINETDVVLASASNAVVIGFNVRPDANALRISEKEGVSLELHSIIYDVVSRVKSAMEGLLEPIRKEVVVAHMDVKELFHVSRVGTIAGCMVSDGRVSRDNSIRVVRDGTVVFDGKVSSLRRFKEDVKEVQSGYECGITIENFNDVKQGDVFELYKLEEIKQEL; encoded by the coding sequence ATGCCTAAAGTCAGGATACATCAGATAGCCAAAGAGCTGGGAATAACCAGCAAAGAGGTAGTGGAGCAGAGCGTAAAGCTTGGAATGAAAGTTACAAGTCACCAAAACGTAGTCTCGGAAACAGATGCCGAGAGAATAAAAAAGGCGCTTATTAGCGTCCCGGAGGAGAATTCTTCAGAAACGGCGGAAAAGCAGAAGGAAACCGTAAAGGTTTTCAAGTCTGAGACGGGCGACTTTGTCGAAAGAAGAAGCGGCTCGAGAGTTATCAGGAGAAGAAAGAAGGTTGTAAAACCGGAGCCAGAGCCCGTGGAAGCAGAAGCCGTTCCGGCTGCCGGGGAACCTGCGGAAATCAAGCCGGAGCCCGAAATTCCTGTCCCGTCCGAGCCCGCAGAAGCGGAAGCAGTCCAGGTTCCAAGCGCCGAGAGCGAAGCGATACCCGAGGAGGCGCCCGAAGCCGAGGTCGAGGTTCCACAGGTAGATGATCTTGAACTTAAGCCGGAACCATCTTCCGAACCTGGAAAGGTCATTAAGGGAGTGGAAGATGAGGAAAAACCAAAGCAGAAGAAAAAAGCTAAAAAGAGCAAGCCCCTAAAAGAGGAAATACATGATGAAGAGACCTTGGAGCAGCTCAAAAGAGCGTTTCGGACCAAGGTTCCCAGCAGAAAGGAATATGTAATACAGAACAAAAAGCCCAAACTGAGGCAGAATTTTGACGGACCCGGGAAAAACAGGGGAGCCTACCCGGCAGATGGACAGGACGGAAGAGTTGTTCCGATTTCCCCCGCCCACACATCGAAAAGAAACATCAAGGTCGGCGAAACGATAGTGGTTTCCGAACTTGCGAAGATGATGAGCGTAAAAGCGGCGGAAGTCGTTAAAAAACTTATGACCATGGGTACGGGCGCTACGATCAACCAGTCAATTGACAGCGATACCGCCGAACTTCTTGCCGATGAGTTCGGTTTTAACCTAACCGTTGAGAGATTTGTCGAAGAGGACCTGCTTTTTGATCAGGATGAGTCGCAAGATGCGGAGAAAATGCCGCGCCCGCCGGTCGTTACGGTCATGGGACATGTTGATCACGGAAAGACCACACTCCTTGACTCTATAAGGGAAACCAATGTTGTCGCGGGAGAGGCCGGTGGAATAACGCAGCACATAGGCGCCTACGCAGTGAACATAAAGGATTCAACCATAGTTTTCGTGGATACGCCCGGGCACGAGGCGTTTACTTCAATGAGGGCTCGCGGCGCGAGTATAACGGACATAGTGATCCTGGTAGTGGCGGCGGATGACGGAGTAATGCCCCAGACGGTTGAAGCGGTTAACCATGCGAAAGCGGCCGGAGTTCCGATTATAGTAGCCATAAATAAAGTCGACAAGGAAGGTGCCGATGTCGAAAAAATCAGGAGAGAGCTCTCCGAGATAGATCTCATATCGGAACAGTGGGGAGGAGACACTCTTTTTGCCGAGGTTTCAGCGAAAAAGAAAAAGGGTCTAAGTGAACTCCTCGAGCTTGTCCTGCTCCAGGCCGATATACTTGAACTCAAGGCGTCGCCCGATAAAAAAGCAAATGGTGTGGTGGTAGAAGCGGAGCTTGACAAGGGCAGGGGAGCGGTCTCCACTGTCATAGTCAAGGAGGGGACTCTTCGGGTCGGAGATTGCGTTGTATCAGGCGTTCACAGCGGAAAAATAAGGGCCCTTACCGATGACAGGGGCAAAGCGGTAAAAAGCGTCGGTCCTTCAATGCCCGTTAAGATCATGGGTCTCTCGGGAGTTGCCGAAGCCGGGGAAAAATTCCATGCAGTGAAGGATGAGAAGACGGCCAAGGAGATAACTTCTCACCGTCTGGAAAAGATCAGGTCCCGCAAGGTGATCACCACTCCGAAACTTTCGCTCGAAGACCTTTTCAGCTCTATTGAAAACGAGGAAGCGAAGGAACTTTCGCTCATCATAAAGGCAGATACCCAGGGATCGGTTGAGGCTCTCAGGGAATCTTTGGAAAAACTCTCTACGGAGAAGTGCAGGGTAAAGATCGTTCACTCCGGAGCCGGAGGCATAAACGAAACGGATGTGGTTCTTGCAAGCGCCTCAAACGCGGTGGTGATAGGGTTTAACGTCCGCCCGGATGCGAACGCGCTTAGGATTTCTGAGAAGGAAGGTGTCTCTCTTGAACTTCATTCAATAATTTACGATGTGGTAAGCCGCGTAAAAAGTGCGATGGAGGGACTTCTGGAGCCCATTCGCAAGGAAGTCGTGGTGGCCCACATGGACGTAAAGGAGCTTTTCCACGTGTCAAGGGTGGGGACTATCGCGGGATGCATGGTTTCTGACGGCAGGGTAAGCAGGGACAACAGCATCAGAGTGGTTCGGGACGGCACGGTTGTCTTTGACGGCAAAGTAAGTTCTCTTAGACGCTTTAAAGAGGACGTCAAGGAGGTCCAATCGGGCTACGAATGCGGTATAACGATAGAGAATTTCAACGACGTGAAACAGGGAGATGTCTTCGAACTCTACAAGCTTGAGGAGATAAAGCAGGAGCTTTGA
- a CDS encoding DUF503 domain-containing protein, giving the protein MVVGIARFELYMSGNRSLKDKRRLVKSLVERTRSKFPSLSLTEVDSLDLKDKATIGLGYVSNDASLVNSVLDKVTSYIESTGNFRMGEKEMEIIHF; this is encoded by the coding sequence ATGGTAGTGGGCATAGCCAGGTTTGAACTCTACATGTCGGGCAACAGGTCTTTGAAAGATAAAAGACGCCTGGTAAAAAGCCTTGTGGAAAGGACGAGGTCGAAGTTCCCGAGCCTCTCGCTGACTGAAGTTGATTCGCTGGACCTAAAGGACAAGGCCACCATAGGGCTTGGTTATGTTTCCAACGATGCTTCCTTGGTAAATTCCGTTCTGGACAAGGTGACTTCTTATATAGAGAGCACGGGGAATTTCCGCATGGGTGAAAAAGAAATGGAGATCATCCATTTCTAA